From the Quercus lobata isolate SW786 chromosome 6, ValleyOak3.0 Primary Assembly, whole genome shotgun sequence genome, one window contains:
- the LOC115950443 gene encoding uncharacterized protein LOC115950443 yields the protein MTWCLWNRRNALHFGRPAQPLSNISTVVEPGFVKVNFDAAMFNHSNSARLGVIVRDWRGVSLGAMSTHTSLASFVADMEALACLRAVQFAAECELQQVIIEGDSVIIIAAITQGRSLLSSFGNIVDDILCLLPKFSSIQFNHVIRSGNLVADALAKKAASIVGCHVWPDTLPLDIAALVDFDVH from the exons ATGACATGGTGCTTATGGAATAGACGGAATGCTCTCCATTTTGGTCGTCCAGCTCAGCCCCTCTCAAATATCAGTACTGTCGTAG AACCAGGCTTTGTGAAAGTAAACTTTGATGCTGCCATGTTTAATCACTCGAACTCAGCTAGACTTGGTGTTATTGTACGTGACTGGCGTGGCGTCTCCCTTGGTGCTATGTCAACGCACACTTCGCTAGCTTCATTTGTAGCTGATATGGAGGCTCTGGCATGCCTTAGAGCAGTCCAATTTGCTGCTGAATGTGAGCTCCAACAAGTGATAATTGAAGGTGATTCAGTCATAATCATTGCTGCGATCACCCAAGGACGTTCCTTACTGTCCTCCTTTGGTAATATTGTGGATGATATTTTGTGCTTGCTGCCTAAATTTTCTTCAATACAATTTAATCATGTAATCCGCTCTGGTAACTTAGTAGCGGATGCTCTCGCAAAGAAGGCTGCATCCATTGTAGGCTGTCATGTTTGGCCGGATACTTTGCCTTTGGACATTGCTGCTTTAGTCGACTTTGATGTTCATTAA
- the LOC115949684 gene encoding L-ascorbate oxidase-like, with translation MFLKLLALCLFAFLIYAPIAEARIRRYKWEVKYEYKSPDCYKKLVTTINGKSPGPTILAQEGDTVIVEVTNKLLLENLAIHWHGIRQIGTPWSDGTEGVTQCPVLPGDTFKYEFKVDRAGTYLYHAHAHAHYGMQRESGLYGSIRVSVPDNFTEPFAYDYDRSIILTDWYHKSTYEQATGLSSNPFVWVGEPQSLLIQGKGRFNCSSASLTADTCNTSNPECSPYAITVIPGKTYRLRVASLTALSALSFQLEGHNMTVVEADGHYVEPFVVKNLFIYSGETYSVIIKADQDPSRNYWMTTDVVGRPPTTTQGLGFLNYYPNHPRRSPPTVPPTGPIWNDTAPRLAQSLAIRAHHDFIVTLPTTSDRAIVFLNTQNRINGYVHWSVNNVSFTLPHTPYLIALKKKLHHVFSQTPPPEGYDLVNYDIYNVSKNPNATTSNAIYRLGFNTTVDIILQNANTMTVNNSETHPWHLHGHDFWVLGYGEGQFDKNKDPKNYNLVNPIMKNTVPLHPYGWTALRFKADNPGAWLFHCHIEAHFYLGMGVVFEEGIDKVGELPSSIMGCGRAGGPPVLYSPPSHIGKHVMGAAPRVYGGEYVSLNKGPVPPSAPNPITHGP, from the exons ATGTTTTTGAAGCTGCTGGCTTTGTGTTTGTTCGCATTTCTCATATATGCTCCCATTGCTGAGGCCAGAATTCGACGTTACAAATGGGAGGTAAAGTATGAGTACAAGTCTCCTGACTGTTATAAGAAGCTGGTCACTACAATCAATGGCAAATCACCAGGACCCACAATCTTGGCCCAGGAAGGTGATACAGTCATTGTTGAGGTTACAAACAAACTATTATTAGAAAACCTTGCAATTCATTGGCATGGAATCAGACAG ATTGGAACACCTTGGAGTGATGGAACAGAAGGGGTGACTCAATGTCCAGTACTACCTGGGGACACCTTCAAATATGAGTTCAAGGTTGATAGG GCTGGAACTTATCTGTACCATGCACATGCACACGCACACTATGGAATGCAAAGAGAATCAGGGTTATATGGATCAATCCGTGTATCAGTTCCTGATAATTTTACAGAACCATTTGCCTATGATTATGATCGGAGCATCATCCTTACTGATTGGTACCACAAAAGCACTTATGAACAAGCCACTGGATTGTCCTCCAATCCTTTCGTCTGGGTTGGGGAGCCTCAG TCACTTCTGATTCAAGGAAAAGGAAGATTCAACTGCTCTAGTGCATCCCTCACAGCCGACACTTGTAATACATCAAATCCAGAATGCTCTCCTTATGCAATAACCGTAATCCCAGGAAAAACATACAGACTAAGGGTTGCTAGCTTGACTGCTCTATCAGCCCTTAGTTTTCAATTGGAG GGTCATAATATGACTGTGGTAGAAGCAGATGGACACTATGTAGAGCCATTTGTAGTGAAAAACCTGTTCATATACTCTGGAGAGACATACTCTGTGATTATAAAAGCCGATCAAGACCCTTCAAGAAATTATTGGATGACAACAGATGTGGTTGGTCGGCCTCCTACTACCACACAAGGCTTGGGCTTTCTCAATTACTATCCAAACCATCCAAGGCGATCTCCTCCCACAGTTCCACCAACTGGTCCTATTTGGAATGACACAGCACCCCGATTGGCTCAAAGTCTAGCCATTAGGGCTCACCATGATTTCATTGTGACCCTGCCCACAACCTCAGATAGAGCCATTGTGTTCCTAAACACACAAAATCGCATTAATGGCTATGTGCACTGGTCCGTAAATAATGTCTCTTTCACCCTTCCTCACACACCATACCTTATTGCTCTAAAGAAGAAGTTACACCATGTGTTCAGTCAAACCCCACCACCTGAAGGATATGACTTAGTAAACTATGACATTTACAACGTGTCCAAGAACCCAAATGCTACAACAAGCAATGCCATTTACCGGCTAGGCTTCAATACCACGGTTGATATTATACTACAAAATGCAAACACTATGACTGTTAACAATAGTGAGACACATCCATGGCATCTCCACGGGCACGATTTTTGGGTACTGGGCTATGGAGAAGGCCAATTTGACAAGAACAAAGACCCAAAGAATTACAATTTGGTGAATCCAATCATGAAGAATACAGTGCCTCTTCATCCCTATGGTTGGACTGCTCTTAGATTCAAGGCTGATAACCCAGGTGCCTGGCTTTTCCATTGCCATATCGAGGCTCATTTCTACTTGGGCATGGGAGTGGTGTTTGAAGAAGGAATAGACAAGGTGGGGGAATTGCCTTCTTCTATTATGGGCTGTGGTCGAGCCGGAGGTCCCCCAGTTCTCTATTCCCCTCCTTCCCACATAGGAAAACATGTGATGGGTGCTGCTCCGAGAGTTTATGGTGGTGAATATGTTTCACTTAATAAAGGTCCAGTCCCACCTTCAGCCCCTAACCCAATCACACATGGGCCTTGA